Within the Thalassotalea ponticola genome, the region CCGAAGGTTAAACTAGCTACTTCTTTTGCAACCCACTCCCATGGTGTGACGGGCGGTGTGTACAAGGCCCGGGAACGTATTCACCGCGGCATTCTGATCCACGATTACTAGCGATTCCGACTTCATGGAGTCGAGTTGCAGACTCCAATCCGGACTACGACGGACTTTATGGGATTCGCTCCACCTCGCGGTCTCGCTGCCCTTTGTATCCGCCATTGTAGCACGTGTGTAGCCCATCCCGTAAGGGCCATGATGACTTGACGTCGTCCCCACCTTCCTCCGGTTTATCACCGGCAGTCTCCTTAGAGTTCCCGCCCGAAGCGCTGGCAAATAAGGATAGGGGTTGCGCTCGTTGCGGGACTTAACCCAACATTTCACAACACGAGCTGACGACAGCCATGCAGCACCTGTCTCAGAGTTCCCGAAGGCACCAAACTATCTCTAGTAAGTTCTCTGGATGTCAAGGGATGGTAAGGTTCTTCGCGTTGCATCGAATTAAACCACATGCTCCACCGCTTGTGCGGGCCCCCGTCAATTCATTTGAGTTTTAACCTTGCGGCCGTACTCCCCAGGCGGTCAACTTAGCGCGTTAGCTACGCTACCCACGAATCAAGTTCACAGACAGCTAGTTGACATCGTTTACGGCGTGGACTACCAGGGTATCTAATCCTGTTTGCTCCCCACGCTTTCGTGTCTCAGCGTCAGTATTTGTCCAGGTGGCCGCCTTCGCCACTGATGTTCCTTCCAATCTCTACGCATTTCACCGCTACACTGGAAATTCCACCACCCTCTACAATACTCTAGACAGCCAGTTCGAAATGCAGTTCCAAGGTTGAGCCCTGGGCTTTCACATCTCGCTTAACAATCCGCCTACACACGCTTTACGCCCAGTAATTCCGATTAACGCTCGCACCCTCCGTATTACCGCGGCTGCTGGCACGGAGTTAGCCGGTGCTTCTTCTGCGAGTAACGTCACAGCTAGCAGGTATTAACTACTAACCTTTCCTCCTCGCTGAAAGTGCTTTACAACCCGAAGGCCTTCTTCACACACGCGGCATGGCTGCATCAGGGTTTCCCCCATTGTGCAATATTCCCCACTGCTGCCTCCCGTAGGAGTCTGGGCCGTGTCTCAGTCCCAGTGTGGCTGATCATCCTCTCAAACCAGCTAGAGATCGTCGCCATGGTAGGCCATTACCCCACCATCTAGCTAATCTCACTTGGGCTAATCTAAAGGCGAAAGGTCCGAAGAGCCCCTCCTTTGGTCCGTAGACATTATGCGGTATTAGCAGTCGTTTCCAACTGTTGTCCCCCACCTTAAGGCATATTCCCAAGCATTACTCACCCGTCCGCCGCTCGACGCCTTCTAGTAAACTAGAATCGTTTCCGCTCGACTTGCATGTGTTAAGCCTGCCGCCAGCGTTCAATCTGAGCCATGATCAAACTCTTCAATTAAAAATTTAATCTACTCAATGAATTCTGTTGCATTTGACATATGTCGTTTGCATGAACCTCATTAAGATTTTGAATAGTGGTAAAACTACATATCTTATGAATGCTCACACAAATTGCATGATAACTATTTGTTAAAGAACCGATTCTTAATGAATCGAGCCAATCAATCGCACTCGTTGTTGGCGTTGCTTTTCGTTGAAAGCGGATGCGCATTTTACGCATCTGAGTTTTGATGTCAACTGTTATTTGAAATTATTTTCAAATGTTTTGTTGAAGGTTTAAGGTACTATTAGAAGACCTAAACTTATCAAAACACCTCATTGGCCTGTGCCGTTGAAGTGGATGCGCATTTTAGGGGTTTTTTAGCTAAGATCAACCCTTTTTTTGAAAAATAATTAAATACACCTCAAGCAGACTAAAAAACAACCATAACGGGTAATTATTGGTCTACAGTGTGCTTTTAAGTAACGAAACTGTTGCAATAAGTGTATAGAAATAGTTCATATTTATAAGGGTTTATTTTGAACAATTAATTTTTAAGTATGCTAAAGCTTGTCAATAACGACTAGTTAACATGGATTAATTTCGTATTTTATCTATTTTCAGACTTAAATCGACATTTACAAACCTTTAATCACATAAAACTAACCGACATAATTATTAAAGAACGGTCTGTATTAGTGAACTTAGCATGATAATCACTCTTTTTAAGGTAGCTTTTAAAGGCAAGTCTTAATCTAAGTTGATCACCCCATCATTACTAGAGACCATAATACGTCGATAAGTAATCTAACACCGCTTTGTTATTCTCATCGCTTAAAGGTTGCATGCCCTGTTCATCTATCATCCACTGCAGTGTTTCTTGCCAACTCTCTCTACTCAACCCTTGTTGAGTGACCAAGTGTAGCGAATGACAGGACGAGCAGACAGAAGCAACAAGTGGCATATTTTCATCAGCTGCTAAAATACCATCTCCGACCGACGTTGTCTTATTACTTGGATTACCAGTAAGCCAGTTTACTGGCGGATCATTGTTACGACCTAGCCAGGCAATAATCGCTGCTCTGCTACCAGTATCTTTTATACCGGGAAATAGCATATTGGTACCCGGTGCATATTGTTGTGGAGACTGTAGAAATTGGTCGAGTCGCTCTGCTGTCCAATTTCCACTTAATTGATCTAGCGCATCACTGTACTGAAAGCCTTTGGCACTTGCAATATCTCGATGCGCTAACCCCCAAAGTGGAGGCCCTACGTTATTTTGCCCATCTTCATTGAGTTGATGACAACTTTGGCAAACGATAACTTGTTGCTTACCTTGTTTAATAAGTTCATCGTTTAAAGTATTTGCATGAACAACACCACACACAATGCAGAGTAGGCTTAGTAAACCTATCGAAACACTGTTCATAAACACTAAGCCTTTACAATAACTGCAACACGGTGGTAAGTGTTATTCAAATAGCCCTTAGGATTCCACGCAATGGCAAATGGCTGCGCGA harbors:
- a CDS encoding cytochrome c family protein; this translates as MNSVSIGLLSLLCIVCGVVHANTLNDELIKQGKQQVIVCQSCHQLNEDGQNNVGPPLWGLAHRDIASAKGFQYSDALDQLSGNWTAERLDQFLQSPQQYAPGTNMLFPGIKDTGSRAAIIAWLGRNNDPPVNWLTGNPSNKTTSVGDGILAADENMPLVASVCSSCHSLHLVTQQGLSRESWQETLQWMIDEQGMQPLSDENNKAVLDYLSTYYGL